CGTGCGTGAGGACGATGGCGTCGAGGCTCCGGGCGGGCACGGGCAGGGAGTGCCAGTTGCGCTGGCGCAACTCCTTGCGTCCCTGGAAGAGACCGCAATCGACGAGCACCCGCTTGCCCTGGTGCTCGAGGAGGAACTTGGAGCCGGTGACGGTGCCCGCCGCACCGAGGAACTGGATGGAGGCCATGCGCGCGACTCTACCCGACCCCGCCTCATGGAGGGCACTCGTGGCGTAGTGTAGGGGTCATGAGAAGGGGGGCGTCATGGACCAGGAGTCGAGGAGTCACACCCGGCTGGGGCCACTCGAGCTCACGCTGTTCTCCGTGGGATTCGTGTTGTTGCTGCTGCTCGGAGTCCGCTTCGCGCTCAGCTTCGTGAAGTTCGGCCCCACCAGGGTCCACGAGGCGAAGGCCAACCTCAAGGCGCTCTACACCAGCCAGAGAGCCTACTTGCAGGAGAAGGACCGGTACGGCCAGCGGCTCCATGAGATCGGCTTCCTGCCGGAGCGTGGCAACCGCTTCGCGTACTTCCTCCTGTCCTCCGGTCCCATCGAGCTGCGCGATGCCACGGTGGAGACGCGCGTCAACGATGCGGTCATCGTCTGGAGCGACCGCTATCGCTTCAAGAACGCCCCCGCGCCCACCGGCTTCGCCGGGACCGGCTGTCCCCTCATTCCCGGAAAGGACGAGGCGGGCAGACCCCTGGGCGTCGGCGTCTGGGGCACCCCTCCCCACGAGGCGTTCATCGCCGTGGCCGCGGGCAACCTCGACAACGATGCCACGCTCGAGTGCTGGTCCATCGCCTCGGTGCCTCGGGTGGATGCGTATGGCAACGTCATTCCCGAGGGCCAGCCCTACCTGGAGCAGGACGACCTGCCGCAGCCGACACGGTGGGAGCGCCTCCGGAAGCTGGTGCTCGGACCGCTGGATCCGAATGGCTGAGCCGCGCCCGCTTCCCTGGGGAGGGCATGCCCTCCTATCCTCTCGACAAACGTTTCATCAGGAGGATGTGCGAGCCATGAATCGAGTGAAAAAGGCCTCGTGGTGGAGTGCGATGCTCGTCGGTGGAGTGCTGCTGGCGCTGCCGGCCGCGGCCGCTGGCAAGCAGACTCCGGATGAGTGCAAGGGCCAGTGCCTGGTGAAGGCCAACACGGCCATGAATGCATGTGTCGCGGGCTGCCCGAAGGGCGGTGAGGCCGGCAAGGTCGACGAGAAGTACGGGGCCTGTGTGAACCGCTGCGCCGAGAAGCTCCAGTCCAGCACCCAGTCCTGCGACAAGACCTGCGGGAAGTCGAAGCCCCAGGGGCACTAGCCCGGGTTACGCATGCTCCCTCTCCCTCTGGGAGAGGGCGGGGGGTGAGGGTCGTCACCCGCGGAGGGCCCTCACGCCTCGCGCGTGAAGGCCTGGTACACCCCGGCGAAGCCCACCGCGGCCAGTCCCGCGAGGAACAGCAGGGGCCCTGGCAGCAGCGCCCCGCACGCGAGCGTCCAGACCAGGCCGAGCACCACCACGGCGATGGGAACGAAGCGCAGCCAGCCCGGCCGGGCCACCTCCGGGCGCAGCGCCAGCAGGGCCAGCACCGCCAGCAGCAGCAGCTCCATCGTCTCCGCCAACGGCTTGTCCCAGCCCTTGTCGTAGGCCTGGGCGAGCAGGCTGTAGACGACGTCGTCCGACGGGCGCGGCGCGTCCACCACCTCCAGCCCCGGCGGGCCCTGGGTCGTCGGCACTGGCCCCGAATAGCTCCTCCCCGGCGTCCAGGTGAGGAACAGCGATACCAGGCACAGCACCACGCCTCCGAGCGCCACCCCGGATGTGCCGCGAATGAGCTGTCGCGGCTCGAAGAGGCGGCTGAACCCGGTCTCTCCCGCGTACACCTTGCGGTACTGGTCGTAGCCGATCAGCCCCGCGCCTCCCAGCCACAGCAGCGGCGTGAGGCCGATGCCCAGCATCCGGATCGCCAGCCCCACCGTCAGCACCGCGTACACCGCCGGTACCGCCGGGTGCAGCAGCGAGTCGGGCACCCAGTCCACCAACCCGTGCCTCGCGCCCGCCACCCGCATCTCGCGCGCTGTTACCAGCCATCCGCCCACGAACACCGCCAGCGTGCCGAGCGCTCCGACTCCCGCGAAGAAGGGCAGGATGGAGAGCACCAGCGCCACTCCCAGCAGTCCTACGCCCAGTACGGTCGGCGAGTGTCCCGGCACGTGCGCCAGCCAGATCGGTCCGTCGTACGGTGGGGCTGCGGGTCTGCCTGGATCCGTGTGCTCGTCCGCGTCGTCCGTTCGCACGCGGCGCGGGCCGGGATTCGTGTCCTCGGCCTCGTCTCGGGCGGGCACCGCCCTCGCCGTCGATGTGCTCCGCGAGCGCCCCGTCGTCTGCACCGCCGCCGTTCCAACGGACGTCCGGCGAATGCTCCCCGGCGGCGGCGTCGGCATCTTCGCCCCGCAGTTCTCGCAGTAACGCAGGGTCGGATCCTGCGCTCGCTCTCCGCACTCCTTGCACCGCATGGGTTACGGCCTCCTGCTCCCGGGCCCTCGGTGCTCCGGGTTCATGCCGCTCGGAGTGTACTGGATTCCGGGGATGACCCTCACCCCAGCCCTCTCCCAGAGGGAGAGGGGGTTTGACACCTTGGCAACCCGGGGGACTCGGTACCCTCACCCCGTCCCTCTCCCGGTGGGAGAGGGGTGGTTGTTGTTGTTACTGCTGCGCCGTCGGGGCGCTCGCGGACAGCTCCTTGATCCAGTTCGCCAACGACTGCGGATCGATCGGTCCCACGTGCTTGCCCCGGATCGTCCCCTGCGCGTCGATGAAGTACGTCTCCGGCACTCCCGCCACCCCGTAGTCCACCGCCATCTGCGACCGCGGATCCATCAGCTGCGGGAAGCTCGCCCCCATCTGCGACAGGAACTGTCTCGCGTTGTCCTCCGTGTCCTCGAAGATGACCCCCAGGAACGTCGCCTGGTTGCCGAACTCCCTCGAGCCCCACTCCAACACCGGGTGCTCCATCTTGCAGGGGCCGCACCACGACGCCCAGAAGTTGATCACCACCGGCCGGCCCTTGAGCTGCTCCAGCTTCACCAGCTGCCCGTTGTTCAGCGACCTCAGCCCGAACGCCGGCGCCGGTTTGCCCTTCAGCATGAAGGGCACCTCGTGCGGATCCCTCCCGAAGCCCTTGTTGAGCACCAGCAGCAGCCCCAGGCACAGGACGACGAAGCTCAGCGTGACGCGCCAGTTCATGCCGCACCCCGGTTCATCTCACCGCCAGTCTCGGGCGACGCTCCAGCCGCCGACGTCTCCGCCCCGGCCACCGCGCGCGCCTTCCTCGCCGGCCACAGCGCGATCAGCGTCCCCAGCACCAGCACCGGGATGCTCCACCAGATCCACCCCACCAGCGGGAAGACCCACGCGTTGAAGCTCGCCGTGCCACGCTCCTCGGAGAACGCCATCAGCGACAGGTACAGGTCTTCCTTCGCCGTCGTGCGCACCGCCGGCGTTCCCACCGGATCCGTCATGCGCTCGTAGTAGTTCATCCGCGGCGCCAGCTCGCTCACCGATCCATTCGGCGCCGTCACCTCGACCTTCGTGGCCACGAAGGTGCGGTGCGGCTCCTGCCCGCTCGCCAGTCCCAGGTACTTCACCTGGTACTCGCCCACCTTCATCGTCTGGCCCACCCGCACCGTGCCCGAGGTGTGCGTCACGTACGCCTGCGACGCTCCCACCGCCACCAGGATCATCACGATCCCCAGGTGCACGATGTAGCCGCCGAAGCGCCGCCGCGCCTTCGTCGCGCTGCCCACCAGCGCCGTGACGAAGCCCTCCTTGCGCTCGCTCATGCGCACCTTCACCGGCAGCGCCAGCTCCCGCAGGGTGATGACCGTGACGAAGCCCGCCAGTCCGAAGGTCAGCAGCGGGTAGAAGCCCCTCAGGCCTCCCAGCAGGCACGCGCCCACCACCGCCACGCCCACCCCCGCCGGAATCCAGAAGCGCTCGCGCACCGTCTTCGCATCCGAGCTGCCCCACGGCAGCATCGGGCCCACGCCCATCAGGAACAGCACCATGATGCCGCCGGGCACCGCCATCTTGTTGAAGTACGGCTCGCCCACGCTCACCCGCACCCCGCGCACCGCCTCGGAGATGAGCGGGTAGAGCGTGCCCAGCAGCACCGTGAAGGTG
This is a stretch of genomic DNA from Archangium violaceum. It encodes these proteins:
- a CDS encoding TlpA family protein disulfide reductase encodes the protein MNWRVTLSFVVLCLGLLLVLNKGFGRDPHEVPFMLKGKPAPAFGLRSLNNGQLVKLEQLKGRPVVINFWASWCGPCKMEHPVLEWGSREFGNQATFLGVIFEDTEDNARQFLSQMGASFPQLMDPRSQMAVDYGVAGVPETYFIDAQGTIRGKHVGPIDPQSLANWIKELSASAPTAQQ
- a CDS encoding zinc ribbon domain-containing protein, whose product is MRCKECGERAQDPTLRYCENCGAKMPTPPPGSIRRTSVGTAAVQTTGRSRSTSTARAVPARDEAEDTNPGPRRVRTDDADEHTDPGRPAAPPYDGPIWLAHVPGHSPTVLGVGLLGVALVLSILPFFAGVGALGTLAVFVGGWLVTAREMRVAGARHGLVDWVPDSLLHPAVPAVYAVLTVGLAIRMLGIGLTPLLWLGGAGLIGYDQYRKVYAGETGFSRLFEPRQLIRGTSGVALGGVVLCLVSLFLTWTPGRSYSGPVPTTQGPPGLEVVDAPRPSDDVVYSLLAQAYDKGWDKPLAETMELLLLAVLALLALRPEVARPGWLRFVPIAVVVLGLVWTLACGALLPGPLLFLAGLAAVGFAGVYQAFTREA